In the genome of Pseudomonas putida, one region contains:
- the hflK gene encoding protease modulator HflK — protein sequence MSTVLDTPDLHSKPRFLQAADQARHLVRLCRLALAGAGGLWLLALLVGLFSPDAHWLPLLRVNAAALLLLAAAGHSAWFIVKWRVEAQGQQPVRLALWRNKGQVQGEDQALSAFDRWLARTGDTLARHLRSIGDDVLWLSGWSVLALALVMGSWRFDLPAPATATQASWVAVGVLLALALALLIIERHLASASKADWPEAIALATVIRVVILVQVLSIPCLFFADGTRLWPARLAVLIGILPGLLAVEFLVRALVAAFRPQRAEQEPALVARSLMGGILQWPPRPLAALQGELQQRFGIDLQQVWAFGFMRRALLPVAALVALVGWLLSGVVQIPLEGRGIYERFGKPVQVYPPGLHIGLPWPFGRVLAAENGVIHELATSGREALADPMADAEGEAPMSANRLWDAAHASENAQVIAGSDGGRQSFQIVNMDVRFIYRIGLDDASALAATYHSADVAQLVRSLANRVLLHDFANRTLDGVLSSEREALSRDIGKAVQADLDRLESGVQILATSVEAIHPPAGAANAYHGVQAAQIAAQALIARDRGQAAEQTGQARQNAALLVDQAAASAHETNAKAQAAELGFDAERAAWRQAGAAFVLEQYLARLREGLRDSKALIIDHRISAGQAPTLDLRTFAAPVDPATSKPNQERTP from the coding sequence GTGAGTACTGTTCTGGATACCCCGGATCTACACAGCAAGCCTCGCTTTCTGCAGGCGGCCGACCAGGCAAGGCATTTGGTCCGGCTGTGTCGGTTGGCACTGGCTGGTGCTGGCGGGTTATGGCTGCTGGCGCTGCTGGTTGGCCTCTTTTCACCCGATGCCCATTGGCTCCCACTATTGCGAGTGAATGCCGCCGCACTGTTGTTGTTGGCGGCCGCGGGGCATTCAGCCTGGTTCATCGTCAAGTGGCGGGTCGAGGCCCAAGGGCAGCAGCCCGTGCGCCTAGCCTTATGGCGGAACAAGGGCCAGGTGCAGGGCGAAGACCAGGCCCTCAGTGCCTTCGACCGTTGGTTGGCGCGCACCGGTGATACATTGGCCAGGCACTTGCGCTCGATCGGCGACGACGTGTTGTGGCTGTCGGGCTGGTCGGTGTTGGCACTGGCTCTGGTCATGGGCAGTTGGCGTTTCGATCTGCCGGCACCGGCTACCGCCACTCAGGCGAGCTGGGTGGCGGTGGGCGTATTGCTGGCGCTAGCGCTTGCACTGCTGATCATAGAAAGGCACCTGGCCTCAGCCAGCAAGGCGGATTGGCCGGAGGCGATAGCCTTGGCGACAGTGATCCGGGTAGTGATTCTGGTCCAGGTGCTGTCTATTCCCTGCCTGTTCTTCGCCGATGGCACGCGGTTGTGGCCGGCCCGCCTGGCCGTGCTGATCGGCATTCTGCCGGGCCTGCTGGCGGTGGAGTTCCTGGTGCGTGCTCTGGTCGCGGCATTCCGGCCGCAACGGGCGGAGCAGGAGCCCGCCCTGGTGGCGCGTAGCCTGATGGGTGGCATTTTGCAGTGGCCGCCGAGGCCGTTGGCCGCGCTGCAGGGCGAGTTGCAGCAGCGCTTCGGTATCGACCTGCAGCAAGTCTGGGCTTTTGGTTTCATGCGCCGGGCGCTGCTACCGGTGGCCGCACTGGTGGCGCTGGTCGGCTGGCTGCTGAGCGGGGTGGTGCAGATACCGCTGGAGGGGCGCGGTATCTATGAGCGATTCGGCAAGCCGGTGCAGGTCTACCCGCCAGGCCTGCACATTGGCTTGCCCTGGCCATTCGGGCGAGTGCTGGCGGCGGAGAATGGTGTCATCCACGAGCTGGCGACCTCCGGGCGTGAAGCGCTGGCCGACCCAATGGCCGATGCTGAGGGAGAGGCGCCAATGTCGGCCAACCGCCTGTGGGATGCGGCCCATGCCAGCGAAAACGCTCAGGTGATCGCTGGCAGCGATGGCGGTCGGCAGAGCTTTCAGATCGTCAACATGGATGTGCGCTTCATCTACCGCATAGGCCTGGACGATGCATCCGCCCTGGCAGCGACTTATCACAGCGCCGATGTCGCGCAGTTGGTACGCAGCCTGGCCAACCGCGTGCTGCTTCATGACTTCGCCAACCGCACATTGGATGGCGTACTCAGTTCCGAGCGCGAAGCCCTCAGCCGGGACATCGGCAAGGCCGTGCAGGCTGACCTCGACCGACTGGAAAGCGGCGTGCAGATCCTGGCCACTTCCGTGGAGGCCATTCACCCACCCGCAGGCGCGGCGAACGCCTATCATGGCGTGCAGGCGGCGCAGATCGCTGCGCAGGCACTGATCGCCCGTGATCGCGGTCAGGCCGCTGAGCAGACCGGCCAGGCCCGCCAGAATGCCGCGCTGCTGGTCGACCAGGCCGCTGCAAGCGCCCACGAAACAAACGCCAAGGCCCAGGCCGCAGAACTTGGCTTCGACGCCGAGCGGGCGGCCTGGCGACAGGCTGGTGCAGCGTTCGTGCTGGAACAGTACCTAGCGCGGTTGCGAGAAGGCCTGCGCGACAGTAAGGCGTTGATCATCGACCACCGCATCAGTGCGGGTCAGGCCCCAACCCTTGATTTGCGTACCTTCGCCGCGCCGGTTGATCCGGCCACCTCGAAACCGAACCAGGAGCGCACCCCTTGA
- the kdpC gene encoding potassium-transporting ATPase subunit KdpC — protein MTTYLRPALSLALLMTLVTGALYPLAVTGIAQVAFPEQANGSLVRDEQGRVRGSALIAQDFTGDAWFHSRPSAGAYATVASSASNLSPSNPALAERVKAEAAALYQPQQGPVPLALLTTSGSGLDPHLPPDAVAYQLPRVAAARQVPVERLQALVEEATLHPLIGPPVVNVLALNHALERLAPLGSGS, from the coding sequence ATGACCACCTATTTGCGCCCGGCCCTGAGCCTGGCCCTGCTGATGACCCTGGTCACCGGCGCGCTGTACCCCCTGGCGGTGACCGGCATTGCCCAAGTTGCCTTCCCCGAGCAGGCCAATGGCAGCCTGGTGCGTGACGAGCAGGGGCGGGTGCGCGGCTCGGCCCTGATCGCCCAGGATTTTACCGGCGATGCCTGGTTCCATTCGCGCCCTTCGGCTGGCGCCTATGCCACCGTAGCCAGCAGTGCCAGCAACCTTTCACCGAGCAACCCGGCCCTGGCCGAGCGGGTCAAGGCCGAGGCTGCCGCGCTCTACCAACCCCAGCAGGGCCCCGTGCCCCTGGCCTTGCTGACCACCTCCGGCAGTGGCCTGGACCCGCACCTGCCGCCCGATGCCGTGGCCTACCAGTTGCCCCGAGTGGCGGCTGCGCGGCAAGTGCCGGTGGAGCGCTTGCAAGCGCTGGTGGAAGAAGCCACCCTGCACCCGTTGATCGGCCCGCCTGTGGTGAACGTGCTGGCGCTGAACCACGCCCTGGAACGCCTGGCCCCGCTCGGATCCGGCTCATAG
- the kdpB gene encoding potassium-transporting ATPase subunit KdpB, with amino-acid sequence MNMPITDVKAHRAAVDQTRFAALWRPALVQAFVKLDPRQLKRSPVMLVVALTALLTTLLCFIPGSGVGTGVALQIALWLWFTVLFANFAEALAEGRGKARADSLKAGSQGLIAQRRTADGRFESVPATQLRKDDVVKVVAGELIPGDGEVLEGIAAVNESAITGESAPVIRESGGDRSAVTGNTRLVSDWLLIRITSNPGESTLDRMIALVEGAKRQKTPNEIALDILLIGLTLIFLIVVVTLQPFARFSGGSLPLIFLAALLVTLIPTTIGGLLSAIGIAGMDRLVRLNVIARSGRAVEAAGDVHTLMLDKTGTITFGNRRCSALHAAPGITARELGEGALFASLADDTAEGKSIVEFLRQQHEFIEPSANQFEAIAFSAETRLSGIDFQQHRYRKGAVDAVLAFVGLQRLEMPAPLAREVERIAQSGGTPLLVCIDKRLLGVIHLKDVVKPGIRERFAELRKLGIRTVMVTGDNPLTAAAIAAEAGVDDVLAEATPEKKLARIRQEQNDGRLVAMCGDGANDAPALAQADVGMAMNDGTQAAREAANMVDLDSDPTKLLDVVQVGKELLVTRGALTTFSIANDVAKYFAILPALFAAIYPQLGVLNLMQLQSPQSAILSAIVFNALIIVVLIPLALRGVRVQAASAAHLLRRNLLIYGVGGIIVPFAGIKLIDLLLNALHLV; translated from the coding sequence ATGAACATGCCTATTACTGACGTCAAAGCCCATCGTGCCGCCGTGGACCAGACCCGCTTCGCTGCGCTCTGGCGGCCAGCCCTGGTGCAGGCCTTCGTCAAGCTCGACCCCCGTCAGCTCAAGCGCTCGCCCGTGATGCTGGTGGTCGCCCTGACTGCCTTGCTGACCACCCTGCTGTGTTTCATTCCCGGCAGTGGCGTGGGGACCGGCGTGGCCCTGCAGATCGCCCTGTGGCTGTGGTTCACCGTGCTGTTCGCCAACTTCGCCGAAGCCCTGGCCGAAGGCCGTGGCAAGGCCCGTGCCGACAGCCTCAAGGCCGGCAGCCAGGGCCTGATCGCCCAGCGTCGCACCGCCGATGGCCGCTTCGAGAGCGTGCCCGCCACTCAGTTACGCAAGGACGATGTGGTCAAGGTCGTCGCTGGCGAGCTGATCCCAGGGGACGGTGAAGTGCTCGAAGGTATCGCCGCGGTCAACGAGTCGGCCATCACCGGCGAGTCGGCCCCCGTGATCCGCGAGTCCGGCGGCGACCGCTCGGCGGTCACCGGCAACACTCGGCTGGTTTCGGACTGGCTGCTGATCCGCATCACCAGCAACCCTGGCGAGTCGACCCTGGACCGCATGATCGCCTTGGTCGAAGGTGCCAAACGCCAGAAGACCCCCAACGAGATCGCCCTGGACATCCTGCTGATCGGCCTGACGTTGATCTTCCTGATCGTGGTGGTGACCTTGCAGCCATTCGCCCGTTTTTCCGGCGGCAGTCTGCCGCTGATCTTCCTCGCCGCGCTGCTGGTGACGCTCATCCCCACCACCATCGGTGGCCTGCTCTCGGCCATCGGCATCGCCGGCATGGACCGCCTGGTGCGCCTGAACGTCATCGCGCGCTCCGGCCGCGCAGTGGAGGCGGCGGGCGATGTACACACGCTGATGCTCGACAAGACCGGCACCATCACCTTCGGCAACCGCCGTTGCAGCGCGCTGCACGCGGCGCCCGGCATCACTGCGCGGGAGCTGGGGGAGGGCGCATTGTTCGCCTCCCTGGCCGATGACACCGCCGAGGGTAAGTCGATCGTCGAGTTCCTGCGTCAGCAGCATGAGTTCATCGAGCCCTCGGCCAATCAGTTCGAGGCCATTGCCTTCAGTGCCGAGACGCGGCTTTCGGGTATCGACTTCCAGCAGCATCGCTACCGCAAGGGGGCGGTCGATGCGGTACTGGCCTTCGTCGGCCTGCAACGCCTGGAGATGCCCGCGCCGCTGGCCCGTGAAGTGGAGCGCATCGCCCAGAGTGGTGGCACGCCCCTGCTGGTGTGCATCGACAAGCGCCTGCTGGGAGTGATCCACCTCAAGGATGTGGTCAAGCCGGGCATTCGTGAACGCTTCGCCGAGCTGCGCAAGCTGGGGATCCGCACGGTGATGGTGACGGGCGACAACCCGCTGACCGCCGCAGCCATTGCGGCCGAAGCCGGGGTCGACGATGTGCTGGCCGAGGCCACGCCGGAGAAGAAGCTCGCGCGTATCCGCCAGGAGCAGAACGACGGTCGCCTGGTGGCCATGTGCGGTGACGGCGCCAACGACGCCCCGGCCCTGGCCCAGGCTGACGTGGGCATGGCCATGAACGACGGCACCCAGGCCGCGCGCGAGGCGGCCAACATGGTCGATCTGGACAGCGACCCGACCAAGCTGCTGGACGTGGTCCAGGTGGGCAAGGAACTGCTGGTCACCCGCGGTGCGCTGACCACGTTCTCCATCGCCAACGACGTGGCCAAGTACTTCGCCATCCTGCCGGCGCTGTTCGCGGCGATCTACCCGCAGTTGGGCGTGCTCAACCTCATGCAGCTGCAAAGCCCGCAGAGCGCGATCCTCTCGGCCATCGTGTTCAACGCGCTGATCATCGTCGTGCTGATCCCCCTGGCCCTGCGCGGGGTGCGCGTCCAGGCGGCGAGCGCGGCCCATCTGCTGCGACGCAACCTGCTGATCTACGGCGTGGGCGGCATCATCGTGCCGTTTGCCGGGATCAAACTGATCGACCTGCTGCTCAACGCCCTGCACTTGGTTTGA
- a CDS encoding sensor histidine kinase gives MSDSARADALLAGLPREGRGKLKVFLGAAPGVGKTYAMLQAAHAQQRLGVQVLAGVVETHGRAETEALLGGLAQQPLLRTDYRGVTLEEMDLDGLLNAAPALALVDELAHTNAPGSRHAKRWQDVQELLAAGIDVYTTVNVQHLESLNDKVRDITGVQVRETLPDWVLQEAFELVLIDLPPRELLMRLREGKVYVPEQARAAIDAYFSQTNLTALRELAMQTAAAQVDADLAHGYRQRGQEAPALRGRLLVGVDGDEQAERLVRHASRVAQRRHLPWSLVHVDNGRLRDETARQRLQAAQQLAERLGGEVVVLRAGEVARTLIQHASERRASLVLVGQSRDRLRRRLFGAGVAARLLRESHGLEINVLDRDTQPRTAPSAVQRVWVWRHYLLALVATALAAGLSWAVSSVLALPNISLVFLAAVLLVAVRSSLGPALACAALSFLTYDFLFIPPNFSFAIQREEDVLTLVFFLLMAGLTGNLAARQRRQLQALRETQAETTQLLDLSRRLTVATDRQAVFNAAGQHLGAWQDMQACLLERNAEGLLQATGSHEPQLTDNERAAAEWAWQHGQAAGHGSDTLPDGRWWWWPLAVDEQPLALLGVRPRSGEVLSAERRRLLMALGQPLAQALARARLGEQLEAARLHGETEQLRSALLASVSHDLRTPLTAMRGSIDSLLALGDAIPPADRQELLEGTRNEAERLDRYIQNLLDMTRLGHGGLKLARDWVAPADIVGSALNRLRVVLAPLRVHADVPPALPLLFVHAALIEQALVNVLENAARFSPANGRLELRVTTEGEQLRFAVSDQGPGIPVSEREKIFDMFYTAARGDRGGQGTGLGLAICQGMIGAHGGQILVGDGIDGQGTCITLCLPLPPQPEPESEAP, from the coding sequence ATGAGTGACTCCGCCCGCGCCGATGCGCTTCTGGCGGGCCTGCCGCGCGAAGGGCGCGGCAAGCTCAAGGTATTTCTCGGCGCCGCCCCTGGGGTGGGCAAGACCTACGCCATGCTCCAGGCCGCCCACGCCCAGCAACGCCTGGGCGTACAGGTGCTGGCCGGCGTCGTCGAGACCCACGGCCGCGCCGAAACCGAGGCCCTGCTCGGCGGCCTGGCCCAGCAGCCCCTGCTGCGCACCGACTACCGGGGCGTGACCCTCGAGGAAATGGACCTCGACGGCCTGCTCAACGCCGCCCCCGCCCTGGCCCTGGTGGACGAACTGGCCCACACCAACGCCCCTGGCAGCCGCCACGCCAAGCGCTGGCAGGACGTCCAGGAGCTGCTCGCCGCCGGCATCGACGTCTACACCACCGTCAACGTCCAGCACCTGGAAAGCCTCAACGACAAAGTCCGCGACATCACCGGCGTGCAGGTACGTGAGACCCTGCCGGACTGGGTCCTGCAAGAAGCCTTCGAACTGGTGTTGATCGACCTGCCACCGCGTGAGCTGCTCATGCGCCTGCGCGAGGGCAAGGTCTATGTGCCGGAGCAGGCGAGGGCAGCCATCGACGCCTACTTCTCCCAAACCAACCTCACCGCCCTGCGCGAGCTGGCCATGCAGACCGCCGCTGCCCAGGTCGATGCCGATCTTGCCCATGGCTACCGCCAGCGCGGCCAGGAGGCCCCGGCCCTGCGCGGTCGCCTGCTGGTGGGCGTGGACGGTGACGAGCAGGCCGAACGCTTGGTACGCCATGCCAGCCGAGTCGCCCAGCGCCGCCATCTGCCCTGGAGCCTGGTGCACGTGGACAACGGCCGCCTGCGCGACGAGACCGCCCGCCAGCGCCTGCAGGCCGCCCAGCAACTGGCCGAGCGCCTGGGCGGCGAAGTGGTGGTGCTGCGCGCCGGTGAAGTGGCCCGCACCCTGATCCAGCACGCCAGCGAACGCCGCGCTAGCCTGGTGCTGGTGGGCCAGTCCCGCGATCGCCTGCGCCGTCGCCTGTTCGGTGCTGGCGTGGCCGCGCGCCTGCTGCGCGAAAGCCACGGGCTTGAAATCAACGTCCTCGATCGCGATACCCAACCCCGCACGGCCCCCTCTGCGGTGCAGCGCGTGTGGGTCTGGCGCCATTACCTGCTGGCGCTGGTGGCCACCGCGCTGGCCGCCGGGTTGTCGTGGGCGGTGTCCAGTGTGCTGGCGCTGCCCAACATCTCCCTGGTGTTTCTCGCCGCCGTGCTGCTGGTGGCGGTGCGCAGCAGCCTGGGGCCGGCGCTGGCCTGCGCGGCGCTGTCGTTTCTCACCTACGACTTTTTGTTCATCCCGCCGAACTTCTCCTTCGCCATCCAGCGCGAAGAAGACGTGCTCACCTTGGTGTTCTTCCTGCTCATGGCCGGCCTTACCGGCAACCTCGCCGCGCGCCAGCGCCGCCAGTTGCAGGCCCTGCGCGAAACCCAGGCCGAGACCACGCAACTGCTCGACCTCTCGCGCCGTCTCACCGTGGCCACCGACCGCCAGGCCGTGTTCAACGCCGCGGGCCAGCACCTGGGCGCCTGGCAAGACATGCAGGCCTGCCTGCTCGAGCGCAACGCTGAAGGCCTGCTGCAAGCCACCGGCAGCCACGAACCGCAACTGACCGATAACGAACGCGCCGCCGCCGAGTGGGCCTGGCAGCACGGCCAAGCCGCCGGCCATGGCAGCGACACCTTGCCCGACGGGCGCTGGTGGTGGTGGCCCCTCGCCGTGGACGAACAACCCCTGGCCCTGCTCGGTGTGCGGCCACGTTCAGGTGAAGTCCTGAGCGCCGAGCGCCGCCGCCTGCTGATGGCTCTCGGGCAACCCCTGGCTCAGGCCCTGGCCCGCGCCCGCCTGGGCGAGCAACTGGAGGCCGCGCGCCTTCACGGCGAGACCGAGCAACTGCGCAGCGCGCTGCTGGCCTCGGTCTCCCATGACCTGCGCACCCCCCTGACCGCCATGCGCGGCAGCATCGACAGCCTGCTGGCCCTGGGCGACGCCATCCCCCCGGCCGATCGCCAAGAGTTGCTCGAAGGCACCCGCAACGAAGCCGAGCGCCTGGATCGCTACATCCAGAACCTGCTGGACATGACCCGCCTCGGCCATGGTGGCCTCAAGCTCGCTCGCGACTGGGTCGCCCCCGCCGACATCGTCGGCAGCGCCCTCAACCGCCTGCGCGTGGTCCTGGCCCCCTTGCGCGTGCACGCCGACGTGCCCCCCGCGTTGCCGCTGCTGTTCGTGCACGCGGCGCTGATCGAACAGGCGCTGGTGAACGTGCTGGAAAACGCCGCCCGCTTCTCGCCGGCCAACGGGCGCCTGGAACTGCGCGTCACCACCGAGGGTGAGCAATTGCGCTTTGCCGTCAGCGACCAAGGGCCCGGCATCCCCGTGAGCGAGCGCGAGAAGATCTTCGATATGTTCTACACTGCCGCCCGCGGCGACCGGGGCGGGCAGGGCACCGGCCTTGGCCTTGCCATCTGCCAAGGCATGATCGGCGCCCACGGCGGCCAGATCCTCGTTGGCGACGGCATCGATGGCCAGGGCACCTGCATCACTCTATGCTTGCCGTTGCCCCCACAACCTGAGCCTGAAAGCGAAGCCCCATGA
- the kdpA gene encoding potassium-transporting ATPase subunit KdpA — MHSYDYLLLLAFFAIVLLPAPWLGRFCFKVMEGQRTWLTPVLGPLEQGCYRLAGVRAEQEQNWKQYTLALLTFNLTGFALLFAVLLLQGHLPLNPQHLPGQEWTLAFNTTVSFMTNTNWQAYSGEASVSYLSQMIGLTVQNFVSAATGLAVLVALCRGIARRSTTTLGNFWVDLTRAILYVLLPLSLVLALLLVWQGVPQTFADYAHALTLQGSDQTLPLGPAASQIAIKQLGTNGGGFFGVNSAHPFENPTAWSNLFEVASIILIPAALVFTFGHYVKDLRQSRAILACMLGLFLIGGATALWSEQQPNPAFESAQVQQAAPLEGKESRFGTTASVLWSVTTTAASNGSVNAMHDSLNPLTGMVAMVNMMVGEVIFGGVGAGLYGMLLFVLIAVFLAGLMIGRTPEYLGKKLQAREVQLLVATLLVMPVGVLVLGAITASLAGPASAVTNPGAHGFSQLLYAYTSGTANNGSAFAGFGANTPYHNLMIGLAMLIGRFGYILPVLALAGSLAAKKSAPQGLNSFPTHGPLFVVLLLVTILLVGGLTFLPTLALGPIAEHLSLGF, encoded by the coding sequence ATGCACAGCTACGATTACCTATTGCTGCTGGCGTTCTTCGCCATCGTGCTACTGCCAGCACCCTGGCTCGGGCGTTTCTGCTTCAAGGTGATGGAGGGGCAGCGCACTTGGCTGACGCCCGTGCTCGGCCCGCTGGAGCAGGGATGCTACCGCCTGGCCGGTGTACGCGCCGAGCAGGAACAGAACTGGAAGCAATACACGCTGGCGCTGCTGACCTTCAACCTGACGGGTTTTGCGTTGCTGTTCGCCGTGTTGCTGCTGCAAGGCCACTTGCCGCTGAACCCGCAGCACCTGCCTGGCCAAGAGTGGACGCTGGCGTTCAACACCACGGTCAGCTTCATGACCAACACCAACTGGCAGGCCTACAGCGGTGAGGCCTCGGTCAGCTACCTGAGCCAGATGATCGGCCTGACGGTGCAGAACTTCGTCAGTGCCGCCACGGGGCTCGCCGTGCTGGTTGCCTTGTGTCGCGGCATCGCCCGCCGCTCGACCACCACCCTCGGTAACTTCTGGGTCGACCTGACCCGCGCGATCCTCTACGTACTCCTGCCGCTGAGCCTGGTGCTGGCGCTGCTGCTGGTATGGCAGGGCGTGCCGCAGACCTTCGCCGACTACGCCCACGCGCTGACCCTGCAAGGCAGCGACCAGACCCTTCCCTTGGGCCCGGCCGCCAGCCAGATCGCCATCAAGCAGCTGGGCACCAATGGCGGCGGCTTCTTCGGCGTCAACTCGGCGCACCCGTTCGAAAACCCCACGGCCTGGAGCAACCTGTTCGAGGTGGCATCGATCATTCTCATTCCGGCGGCGCTGGTGTTCACTTTCGGCCATTACGTCAAGGATCTGCGCCAAAGCCGGGCGATTCTCGCCTGCATGCTGGGCCTGTTCCTCATTGGCGGTGCTACCGCGCTGTGGTCCGAGCAGCAGCCCAACCCGGCCTTCGAAAGCGCCCAGGTGCAACAAGCCGCGCCGCTCGAAGGCAAGGAAAGCCGCTTCGGCACCACCGCCTCGGTGCTGTGGAGCGTGACCACCACAGCCGCCTCCAATGGGTCGGTGAATGCCATGCATGACAGCCTCAACCCGCTCACCGGCATGGTGGCCATGGTCAACATGATGGTCGGGGAGGTGATCTTCGGCGGAGTGGGCGCAGGGCTGTACGGCATGTTGCTGTTCGTGCTGATCGCTGTGTTCCTGGCGGGCCTGATGATCGGGCGCACGCCGGAATACCTGGGCAAGAAGCTCCAGGCGCGAGAGGTGCAACTGCTGGTGGCGACCTTGCTGGTGATGCCGGTGGGCGTGCTGGTGCTTGGCGCCATCACCGCGAGCCTCGCCGGGCCCGCCAGCGCCGTGACCAACCCCGGCGCCCATGGCTTCAGCCAACTGCTCTATGCCTACACCTCCGGCACCGCCAACAACGGTTCGGCATTTGCCGGCTTCGGTGCCAACACGCCATACCACAATCTGATGATCGGTCTGGCCATGCTCATTGGCCGCTTTGGCTACATCCTGCCGGTGCTGGCCCTGGCCGGCAGCCTGGCGGCGAAGAAGAGCGCGCCCCAGGGCTTGAACAGCTTCCCCACCCACGGCCCGCTGTTCGTGGTCCTGCTGCTGGTGACCATCCTGCTGGTCGGTGGCCTGACCTTCCTACCGACCTTGGCCCTCGGGCCGATTGCCGAACACCTGAGCCTGGGCTTCTGA
- a CDS encoding DUF3077 domain-containing protein, with amino-acid sequence MTTKDIEPRTVGRTKFYQGEGMTAPLFCIEPGISCQHAREQASELMGYVRDMTLTGVMEEKPQLVWASHYLAALAKALMDDAELGMMS; translated from the coding sequence ATGACCACGAAGGACATCGAGCCGAGGACGGTGGGCAGGACGAAGTTCTACCAGGGCGAGGGCATGACCGCGCCGCTGTTTTGCATCGAGCCTGGTATCTCGTGCCAGCACGCACGTGAGCAGGCTTCGGAATTGATGGGGTATGTGCGGGACATGACCCTCACGGGGGTGATGGAGGAGAAGCCTCAGTTGGTATGGGCGTCACACTATCTGGCGGCGTTAGCCAAGGCGCTGATGGATGATGCGGAATTGGGGATGATGAGCTGA
- the kdpF gene encoding K(+)-transporting ATPase subunit F has protein sequence MNMLDGVSLLLAVALTVYLLVALLRADRS, from the coding sequence ATGAACATGCTGGACGGGGTGTCACTGCTGCTGGCAGTGGCGTTGACGGTGTACCTGCTGGTGGCGCTGCTGCGCGCCGATCGCAGTTAA
- a CDS encoding response regulator, with product MSQSATLLVIDDEPQIRKFLRISLASQGYKVIEAATGAEGLAQAALSKPDLVVLDLGLPDMDGQHVLRELREWSTVPVLVLSVRASEVQKVDALDGGANDYVTKPFGIQEFLARVRALLRQTPQASTTQSIATFGPLVVDFAFRKVTLDGVEVALTRKEYALLAQLAGHPGRVITQQQLLKDIWGPTHVDDTHYLRIVVAHVRQKLGDDPTAPRFIITEAGVGYRLVAPGP from the coding sequence ATGAGTCAGTCCGCCACCCTGCTGGTCATCGATGATGAACCGCAGATCCGCAAGTTCCTGCGCATCAGCCTCGCCTCCCAGGGCTACAAAGTCATCGAAGCCGCCACCGGCGCCGAAGGCCTCGCCCAGGCCGCGCTGAGCAAGCCGGACCTGGTGGTGCTCGACCTCGGCCTGCCCGACATGGACGGTCAGCACGTACTGCGCGAGCTGCGCGAATGGAGCACCGTGCCGGTGCTGGTGCTGTCGGTGCGTGCGAGCGAAGTACAGAAAGTCGACGCACTCGATGGCGGCGCCAACGACTACGTGACCAAGCCCTTCGGCATCCAGGAATTCCTCGCCCGCGTCCGCGCCTTGCTGCGCCAGACGCCCCAGGCCAGTACCACGCAATCGATCGCAACCTTCGGGCCCTTGGTGGTGGACTTCGCGTTTCGCAAGGTGACCCTCGACGGCGTGGAAGTGGCCCTGACCCGCAAAGAGTACGCACTGCTCGCCCAGCTCGCCGGCCACCCCGGGCGCGTCATCACCCAGCAGCAATTGCTCAAGGACATCTGGGGGCCGACGCATGTCGATGACACCCATTACCTGCGCATTGTTGTCGCCCACGTGCGGCAGAAGCTCGGCGACGACCCCACCGCTCCGCGCTTCATCATCACCGAAGCCGGCGTCGGCTATCGCCTGGTCGCCCCGGGACCCTGA